From the Leisingera thetidis genome, the window ACCGCCATTTGATCCTCCCTGGAAGCCCTGTCCTGCGGTCGCAGAACAGAGCATTGGCTTTACTGGTTTTTCTGGGCGTCTTTTGCCGCCTTCAGGGCGCGAATGATGTCGTAGTCCGCATCCGTCATCGCCACAAATTTGCTGGCATTCACGTTCCTGAGGTATTCCTGGCCGGCCTCGGTTTCATTCAGGGTCAAGAATGCCTGGGTAATCCGGTCAACCACTTCGTCACACAGCTTGCCGGAGACGACAAAGGGATCCTGCGGAATGACCGGAGAGGACCAAATGAGATTGTAGTCCTCCATTGCTGCCAATCCGCGATCGATCACGTTGTCCAAACGGTGTGTCGCCACAAAGGCCACGTCGACCTGACCTTCGATCACGGCAACTGCCGACAGGTCATGGCCGCCCGTGTAGACAACCCTTGAGAAGTGATCTTCGAGTTGTGCTCCGATCACTTCGGTGAACGACACCCGCGGCAGGAGATTGCCCGACGTGGACGCCGGGTCGGTCAGGCCGACCACCGTCCCCGCGAGGTCCTCAATCGTGCTGATGCCGGAGTCAGAGCGGGAAACCAGAACAGCCTTGTAGCCCGGGCCTTCCTCTTGAAAGTGGCCGGGGTGTTTTGCGTAGGTGGCAAAAACCTCCAGCGATGGATCCTTTTCCTGCGCAATTATGTAGGAATAGGGACCATGCATGCCGATATCCACGAAGCCGCCCAGCATGGCCTCGACGACCGAGGCATAAGATGTGGGCAGGTAGAACTCGACGTTCTTGCCCGTGACCTCCTTGATCTGGTTCACCATCGGCTCATAAAGGGAGAGCTCTTGTGTCGTTTCCTCAGTCGGGATCATGGAGAACCGCAGAACGTCAGGGTTCTTGCACTCCTCTGCTTGCACTGTTCCGGCCACCGCAAGCCCGGCGCCGCAAATGGCCGCTTTGATCGTTGTTCTGGTATATTTCATCTTCTCCTCCGTTGGTGTTTTGGCCTTGGCGGGCGGGCGCCTCGGGGTTCAGGTGACTTCGAAAGCCAGGCGGTTTTGCTGTTCTGCCGAGGCTAGGAAGCCGGCCTTGGTGCCGATGAAGTTCCGACCGCGTTCGCCGGCAAATGCCTGGTCAATGATCCCAGCGACCTGGTCGTCGGGAATTCGCTGATCCTTGAAGGTGCAGCCGACTCCCATCGCGTTCAGAAATCTCGTGAGCCACGCTGCCCCGGACTCCAGATCCGCACCGAAAATCTCCTGCAGGGATGTTTCCCGAAACCCGCCGATCCCCTTCATCGACCGCAGAATGGTCGGCAGGCTGAACGAGCAGGCTATCCCGTGCTGCACCCCCCAGCGCAGGGTGATCGGATAAGACAGGTTGTGAGCGATTGCTGTCTTCGTGTTCGAAAACGCCAAGCCAGCGCTGAGCGAGGCTTCGGCCAAACGAGCGCGGTAGTCCAGGTTCCCGAGATCGCCGACAAGTTTGGGGAGCGTGTCCAGAATGATTTTGGCGGCAACAACGGCATGGCGCGCCGAAACCGGGTTTGCGTTCACGTTCCAGATGCTTTCCAAGGCATGGGAAAGAGCATCCAGCCCTGTCGCCAATGTCAGGTTGTAGGGTTTTCCCAGCATGAGAGCAGGATCGATGATCGCGGTTTCAGGGTACAGTTCCGGGCGTGCCAGCGAAAACTTCTGACCGCGCGCTTCATCCCAAACTGTGGCCCAGCACGTAACCTCGCTGCCGGTGCCGGCTGTCGTGGGCACCGCGATGATCGGAATTGCGGAAAGCGCCTCCGCCCCTGTCTTTGTTTCAAGAAAATGCGCAACCTTGCCAAAATCCCCGTTGGCAGCCGCAAAGACCTTGGCAGAGTCAATGACCGATCCGCCCCCCAGCGCAACAATCACCTCTACGGGATGGCCGGCTTGGGCAAAACGGGCTGACTGATCCGCAAGCAAAACGTAATCGGGATTGGGGGCGATATCATCGATGATCAAAGCAGCCGGCCCGGCGGCCTGCACCAGTTTTTCGGCCAGATCCGTGAACGGTGCTTCAGGATAGGTGATGAGCGCATAGGCCCTGCGGCCAATGAGCTCAGGAAGTTTATTGAACCCACCATCTCCAAAAGTGATTTTTACCGGATTGCTGTAATTCCACATAAACTTCCTCACACCGTCTGTTGATGATCGATCGATCTGTTTTCGCTTGAGGAAAAGTGTGTGAGCAATCTATCTATATGTCCAATTGATTGTTTCAATCAGATCTATATGCTGAGCCTATGCTAAAATCTGAACTCCGCTCCTTTCATGCCGTTGCACAGCACTCAGGATTTTCGGCTGCCTCCAAGGTTCTCAATGTCAGCCAGCCGACGCTGTCGTCACAGGTGAAAGCCCTTGAGCAAAGGTACAGTGTCGAGCTGTTCGCCCGTCTCGGGCGCAAGGTTCAACTCACCGCGGCCGGCAAGGAACTCTTCGAGATAACGTCGAGACTTAACCAGGCAGAAACGGATGCCGAGAACCTGCTGGATTCCTTCCGCGGGCTTCACAAGGGTTCTTTGAACATCGCAGCGGTTGGACCGTTTCACGCGACGAACATGATTGTCGCCTTCAAGTCCAGGCATCCCTCGATCGAAGTCGGTGTGCGCTTTGGCAACTCGCAAAGGTGCTTTGAGCGGATCATCTCGCTTGAAGCCGACGTCGGCATCATCGCGGAAGTTCCAACTGATGCGCGTGTGGAAGTCGAACCGTACAGTCAGCACAACGTGGTCGTTTTCGTCAATTCTGAACATCCGTTCTTCAGCAGAGAGAGCATATCCCTTGACGAGTTGGACGGTCAGCCTGTCGTGCGCCGTGAAGAGGGCTCCACCACCAGGTCCGCGATTGAGGAAGAACTGAACAGGAAAGGGATAAACATCCACCCGGTCTTGGAGCTCGGAAGCCGGGAGGCCATTTGGAAGGCGGTGGAACAAGGTTTGGGAATAGGGTTCGTCGCTGATTTCGAGTTTGTGCCACATGCCAATCTTCGTGCCATCCCGATCAATGACGCTCAGGTCAAGACCGGCTACTATCTTGCCTATTTGAAAGAGAGAAAACACTCTCGGCTTATTCGCTCCTTCGCTGAAATCGCAATTGAAACAGTCGCGAGCTGACGACGTTGCTGTGCGGCCGTTATGACCTGCCCCCCGCGAAATCCTCCACCATGATGGCGTGTCTGCCCAACCCTTGCTTTGAGCCCCGGCCTTGGACCGACATAAGCTGGATTTTTCCGGCTCTGTCCCGGTGCCCGGCAGGCGGTGCTGGCATCGCCGAGAGGGGCGGATCGCGCACACCGGTGCCGGCACCCGCATCTCCGGCGCACGTGCTGCGCGTGAGGCAGGGGCTCTGCCGAGGTCCTTATGTGGCGGCCACCGTCAGATCCGGATCCCGGTCCGGGTCCTCCTTGGGCTGCGCGGCGGCTGTGGAAACCTGCCGCAAATTGACATCGCGCTGCGGGAACGGGATCTCTATCCCGGCGGCTGACAGGTCCACGTAGATGCGGAACAGAAGGTCGGACTGCGTGGTCGCCATCGTGTCGACATCCTTCAGGTAACACCGCAATTCGAAATCAAGCGCGCTTTCGCCCAGTCCCCTGAACAGCACGGCAGGCGCCGGGTAGCCCAGCAGGCTGGGTTCCTCCCGCGCTGCCTGTTCCAGGATAGCCTTGGTCTTTTCCAGATCGCTTCCATAGGCGACCCCGACAGGAATAATCAGCCGCCCCATTCGCGAGGACAGTGTCATGTTCTTGACCGTTCCGCCGATGAGGTCCTGATTTGGCACGATCACATCATGCTTGTCGAACGTGCTGATCTGAGTGGAGCGTACGGCGATTTTCTTGACGATGCCGGAATGCCCCGACACCTCGATCCAGTCACCCTCGGCGATTGGCCGCTCGATCAGCAGGATGATGCCGGAAACGAAGTTCGAGACGATGGTCTGCATGCCGAAGCCGATCCCCAGCGACAGCGCGCCTGCAACCACCGCAAGGCTCGACAGGCTCAATCCCGCGGCGGACACCGCAATCAATGCTGACAGGGTAAGGCCGGCATAGCCGATGCCGGTGACCAGCGCGTTCCGGGCCCCGGGATCCAGCCGCGTCCGCGGCAGCACGGTTTCGCGCAGGCCATGCTGAAGCCAGCGGGTGGCAACGGTCCCGAGAAAGAATACCACCAGCAGCGAAACAACCACGCCCAGCGACAGCTGAACGTCGCCGACCTGCACCCCCACGGTCACCAGCCGCCAGGCCTCGGCGACGTCGGCTGTCCGCGCGCCCCAGAAGATTGCCAGAGCAGGCATCATCGCCAATGCCAGCAATGATCCGATAATGAAAGGCAGCAGCGGCAGCGTTGCTTCGTCCTCCTGTTCCCGGCGGCCCCTGTTCACGAAGCTATGAATGCAGCCGGTGATGAGCACATAGAGGAACAACGCGAACCCCAGCAGCGCCACCGTCATCACCATGGCGTCGGAGAGATGCCGGGCCATCGGCACGTAACCGGCGAGCACCAGCGGCACGGTAACAATGGCCGTAGCCCGCAGCAGGAAAATCAGCAGCTTGACCAGCCCCCTGTTGGTCTCTGTCCGCTCTTTCCCATCAGATGAAAGCGAGGCTTCCGCCGCATCCCCGGCCAGCGCGCCGTTCAGCAGGGCGGCCAGTTTCCAAAGCAGGAGCGATACCGCGGCCAGGATTGGCACGGCGATCACCGAAATGGTGGCCTGCTCCCGGATCAGCTCAAGCGCCAGCGCCTCCACCAGAAGTTCGAAGGCCTCGACGAGGCCAAGCCCCTGGCACAAACGCAGCCCGAGCAGCGCCCGGCGGTCATCCATGCGCACCAGCCTGCGGTGCTGCGCATGAGGAGAGAACACGGTCTGCCCCAGCCAGTTCGCGACGATCATCACCAGCAGGATTTCCAGAACATACTGGCCGGTGTAATTGGTGAACTGCGATCTGATGCCCAGGACCGGCACGATGGCAGCCAGAGCGACCGCTCCAATCGAAGGAACAAGCAGGCTGCTCAGGTTGGACAGAAGAGCCCACAGGTAGCGGCGGGCGGAGCCGGCCTCCTCGAAGCGCTGATCAAACCGGCGGCTGAGTTTCGGCCGCACAAACAGCACCAGGGCCAAGCCGGCCAGGGCCAGGCCGAGCGACAGAACGATCCGCCCCTCTTTGCTTTCCCGGAATGTATTGGTTTCAAGGCTTTGCCTCACCTCGCCCAAGGTCTCGACGCTTAGATTGCTCAGCTCTTTCCGGGCCGCCGCCAGCGTTCCTGGCCATAGAATGCTGGGGAATCTCTGGATCAGCTTGCTGGTGTCCTTGCTGCGGATCAGCTTGTCCAGCTCGCGAATGAGAAGCTCAACCTGGTTCAGGCGTTCCTGCGCCTCGCGGGCCGGCCGGTTGGCTTCTGCCAGCCGCTCAGCCAGTTCGGCCCGGCGGCTGGCAATTTCCTCCGCTTCGCTTTCGCCCTCTCCGGGGGGCGGGCCAAGCGCCTTGACCTGGGCCTCGATCGTGCGGGCCTCGACGCTGCCGGACTCGGCAATGACCGATACCTGCCGCCGCAATTCGTCCAGGTCACTGCGCAGCTCGTTCAGTGCTTCAACCGACGCGGCGCCGGTTTCAATCGCAGTCTGGGCGCGCGCGATGACACCCGCAATCCTGTCTTCGGGGACAGTGTTTTGAGCTTGAACCACGCTGGTGAGGCAGACACAGACCAGCAGCGACACGGCCACGATAACACAACGCATCAGCTTCCTCCGGCTAATCATTCGATGGCCCCGCTTGCGGTTCCAAAAAATGACTGCAAGTCTACCCGCCGGCACGTGTGCCGCAAGCCCGGGCTGCGGAGCGACTGATTTGCGGGCTTTTCGAGCGGCCGCGCGGCTTGAAAAAATCAGCCGCAAGTCCATCCTGTCTCACAGCGGAACGGCGGAAGGGTATGCGGCCATGCTCACTTATCATCGGTCAGTTTGGGTTGAGGACGCTGACCCGAAGGGAAAGTACAGTGAGCTGACACTGCGCCCGGAAAGCAAGATCAAGATGCACGCGGGCCGGAACCGCCGCGCTGCGGTGGCGAAGACCACATCGAAAACAAGCGGAACCCGCCTTCTGGCTGTGACCTCCACCGGGCATGATATCGAAGTGGATGACGAAGGTTCGGTAACCATCATGCTGCCGCAATCCGGCGACGTTTCAGTGCAAATGCAGAACCGTCCCTTTCACGCCGGCGCTGGAGAAGGTCTGGCGTTCGGCCCAAGCCGCCGCAAGACCTCCGTCAGGGCCGCGTGCGGCAGAGAATTCGCGGCTTTCATGCTGAAAGCGCCTGTGGCGCCGCCGGATCCCGGACAGCCGCTGCCTTGTCTCCGGGGCGGGATCCCGAATTTTGGCCTCAGCGCCGACGCCGCCCGCAGCCTCTCGGATCTGATCAGATATGTCATGACCGACCTGGCTTCCCGGAACCCTGTGCTGGCGGACCCGAGGGCCGCGCAGCTGATTGATGCGCTGATTGAACAGCATCTGAAATCAGCGCTGGAGGTGAGGCCGGAGGAGCAATACCTGCCCCTGCCTGCATCGGACCCGCATTTCCGGCGTGCCGTGGATTTCATGCACGCGCACTGCTGTGAACCGCTGCAACTGGAAGATATTGCAGGCGCTTCCGGCATCAGCTGCCGGACGCTGCAACGGGTTTTCCGCCGCGCAACAGGTGGTACCGTCTGGGCCTGTCTGACGTCTATCCGCATGAGCCAGGCCCGCAGTATGCTGATGTCCGGCATCCCCGTCAGCGTCACGGCTGCGGCGTTTGATTGTGGAATTGCGCATCTGGGACGCTTTGCCCGCCAGTACCAAAGCGCTTACGGAGAGCTGCCGAGCCAGACACTTAAGCGTGCGAAAGACCGGGCGGGCATGCCAGGCCGGTGACTGCGCAATTCGGATAGCGATTGGCCGGATTGGGATAGTTGGCTTCTTTTCAACTGGATAACATGATAACATGCATATGGGAGACACCTTTTTGGGTGTGCGCCCCAAGCAGGACAATTCGCATGCTCGTGGCCGGGTCCTTGCCAAGCTGAGTTCAGGCCATTGGTGTGTCAGATCCACGGTAGGGCTGGGCGGTTTTCATGCCGTGCGGCTTTTCATGATGGGAAGTGCCAAATGCCATTGAACAAAATCATACTGATGTTTGCCCTCTGGGTGCCGTCCAGCCTTTTGTCCCAGCCGATTGAGGAACAGCGTGTGAGTTTCGCCGCCGGAACATCCGGCGCGACGATCGAGGCGCAGATCACCGGCCGTGAAATGACCGACTACCTGCTGGGGGCCGGCCAGGGCCAGACCATGACGATCCGCTTTCAGCCGGACAACCCCTCTGCCTATTTCAACCTGATGCGCGGCGACGGCCCGGAGGCCATTCACATCGGCTCGGTTGCGGGCAACAGCTACCAGGGGGTGCTGCCAGCGTCCGGCGACTACCGCATCCGGGTGTATCTGATGCGCAATGCGGCGCGCCGGAACGAAACGGCGGATTATACCCTGAACATCTCGATCGGCGGCAGCGCCGCCAGCCCCCAAGCCCCCGGCGCGGACTATGCTGACGGGCTCAGCGGCGGTCCGGACTGGTGGCAGGTGACCGGGCTGACGGCCGGCGATACGCTGAACGTCCGCGCCGGCCCCGGCACGTCCCATGCCGTGGTCGGCGCCCTGGCCAATGGCGACAGCGCGCGCAATCTCGGCTGCCGGATGAACGGCGAGACGAAATGGTGCCAGATCGAGGTGCCCGGCGATCAGCCCTTTGCCGGCTGGGCCGCCGGCCGCTACCTGCGCGAAGGATCAGCGCCCGGCAGCGCAAGCTCTGGAGCGGCAAGTGACGCAAGCGGCCTGATCCCCTGCGCCCTGTCGCCGGACCAGCCGATGACCACGTGCAAGTTCCGCGTCTCGCGCGGACAAGGAGGCACAGCAAGCGTCTGGGTGGCGCTTCCGGCGGGCGGCGAGCGCTATCTGGATTTCCGCGACGGCCGCCTGGTCGGCAGTGACCCGGGCCTGTCCGTGCAGCAGGAAAAGACGGGGGATCTGAACCGCGTCCGCATCGGCGGGTCGGAACGGTACGAACTGCCGGATGCCGTTCTGTACGGCGGTTGAGCCCGATCAAAATCGCAGAAAACAACAGACAGGAGGCGAAGCGGAAAAATCCAGCCCGGCACCGTGCAAGCGGTCAGGCTTGGCAGACAAGATCATCAAGGGAGGAGGCCCGAACTCATGAAACATGGAAAACTGAAGTCCTTGGCAGTCGCGGTTCTGATTGCCGCAGTTGCCCTGCCGGGCCCAAGCGTGGCTTTGAGCGATGAGGACAAAGCCAAACTTGTCGGCGCGCTGGTCGGGATCGCGATTGCAAAAAAGGTTGCCGAGAACCGGCAGGAAAAGAAAGCACGCGGCGAACCCTACCAGCCGGCGAATGGCGTGATGTGCCTGCCTGAAGTCCGCAAGTGCTACTGGAATAACCGCTATTCCTCGCGCTGGACCCATCATGAGTTCGACTGACAGGAGCCTATGACATGACATATATGCATATTCCCGCAATAGCGGCCGCACTCCTCTTTTCCGCCGAAACCGCCATCGCGCAGTCCGGGCTGGATCCTGCGGTCGAAGCGGACCTCGCGGTCACCGATTGGGTCGACCATGTTCTGGGAGACGGGTTCGACGCGCCGCATCGCAACATGCTGAAATCCGTCGCACATCAAATGGCGGTGGCCGGGGTGTGCCCGGGTTTCAATGTGGACCAGGACAAGGCGGGGGCTGCACTTGCCACAGTGGCTGAAGGCCACAGCGAGGACGACGAGGACTTTGAAGCGGTTCAGGCCGCTCTCCTGATGTCCTTGGGGGCTTACATCGGCTTTGGCCGCGCAGCTCATGCGATGGATCCGGATGGGTTTTGCGCTCATGCCGAAGAGGAACGGAACGGTGAAGAGGCACCGCATCTGATCTACGCCTCCAACTGAGATGCTGCCGCCCGGCGCCACCGCCGGGCGCAGGCCGATTTGCCAGGCAAACTGCTTGGCTTAACCCTCCGGCGGCGGTGTGCTGCCTCGTCGCCGCCCGCCGGAGATCACAAATCCAGGTGCGTCGCCAGGGAGTCTGCCTTGCGTTTTTTCCGCCCTTTGTCTGCAACCGCTGTATCTGCTCTGCTCGCTGCTGGCGCGGCTGCGCAGGAAGCCGGCTTGCCCGAGCCCGGCCCGGATGACCTGGTGTTTTCAGTCGAGAACATGGACCTGAGCACCGCCCCTGCAGAAGATTTCTACCGTTACACATCGGGGGGCTGGCTTGACCGGGTGGAGCGGCCCTCGAAATTCGCAGGCTTTGGTGTCTTCACGATCATGACCGACAGGCTCACCAAGCAGGTTGCGGCAATGGCGGCTGAAGCGGGGCAAATGGCGGCAGAGGCGCCGAAGGGGTCGCCCACCCAGCTGGTTGGCGATTTCTACAACGCCTTCATGAACGTTGAAGCGATAGACGCGGCCGGCATCGAACCCATCCGCGGCCTGCTGGATGATGTCGAGAACGTTGCAACCTTTGAAGAACTGACGGTCATCATGGCGCAGCAAGCCGCCATCGCCGGGCCTGGTATCTTTGCCATGTTCGGCCCGTCGCAGGACCCGGCTGACGGCACCAGGCATGCC encodes:
- a CDS encoding phosphate/phosphite/phosphonate ABC transporter substrate-binding protein, which translates into the protein MKYTRTTIKAAICGAGLAVAGTVQAEECKNPDVLRFSMIPTEETTQELSLYEPMVNQIKEVTGKNVEFYLPTSYASVVEAMLGGFVDIGMHGPYSYIIAQEKDPSLEVFATYAKHPGHFQEEGPGYKAVLVSRSDSGISTIEDLAGTVVGLTDPASTSGNLLPRVSFTEVIGAQLEDHFSRVVYTGGHDLSAVAVIEGQVDVAFVATHRLDNVIDRGLAAMEDYNLIWSSPVIPQDPFVVSGKLCDEVVDRITQAFLTLNETEAGQEYLRNVNASKFVAMTDADYDIIRALKAAKDAQKNQ
- the psrA gene encoding iron-containing alcohol dehydrogenase PsrA; translated protein: MWNYSNPVKITFGDGGFNKLPELIGRRAYALITYPEAPFTDLAEKLVQAAGPAALIIDDIAPNPDYVLLADQSARFAQAGHPVEVIVALGGGSVIDSAKVFAAANGDFGKVAHFLETKTGAEALSAIPIIAVPTTAGTGSEVTCWATVWDEARGQKFSLARPELYPETAIIDPALMLGKPYNLTLATGLDALSHALESIWNVNANPVSARHAVVAAKIILDTLPKLVGDLGNLDYRARLAEASLSAGLAFSNTKTAIAHNLSYPITLRWGVQHGIACSFSLPTILRSMKGIGGFRETSLQEIFGADLESGAAWLTRFLNAMGVGCTFKDQRIPDDQVAGIIDQAFAGERGRNFIGTKAGFLASAEQQNRLAFEVT
- a CDS encoding LysR substrate-binding domain-containing protein; protein product: MLKSELRSFHAVAQHSGFSAASKVLNVSQPTLSSQVKALEQRYSVELFARLGRKVQLTAAGKELFEITSRLNQAETDAENLLDSFRGLHKGSLNIAAVGPFHATNMIVAFKSRHPSIEVGVRFGNSQRCFERIISLEADVGIIAEVPTDARVEVEPYSQHNVVVFVNSEHPFFSRESISLDELDGQPVVRREEGSTTRSAIEEELNRKGINIHPVLELGSREAIWKAVEQGLGIGFVADFEFVPHANLRAIPINDAQVKTGYYLAYLKERKHSRLIRSFAEIAIETVAS
- a CDS encoding mechanosensitive ion channel domain-containing protein, producing the protein MRCVIVAVSLLVCVCLTSVVQAQNTVPEDRIAGVIARAQTAIETGAASVEALNELRSDLDELRRQVSVIAESGSVEARTIEAQVKALGPPPGEGESEAEEIASRRAELAERLAEANRPAREAQERLNQVELLIRELDKLIRSKDTSKLIQRFPSILWPGTLAAARKELSNLSVETLGEVRQSLETNTFRESKEGRIVLSLGLALAGLALVLFVRPKLSRRFDQRFEEAGSARRYLWALLSNLSSLLVPSIGAVALAAIVPVLGIRSQFTNYTGQYVLEILLVMIVANWLGQTVFSPHAQHRRLVRMDDRRALLGLRLCQGLGLVEAFELLVEALALELIREQATISVIAVPILAAVSLLLWKLAALLNGALAGDAAEASLSSDGKERTETNRGLVKLLIFLLRATAIVTVPLVLAGYVPMARHLSDAMVMTVALLGFALFLYVLITGCIHSFVNRGRREQEDEATLPLLPFIIGSLLALAMMPALAIFWGARTADVAEAWRLVTVGVQVGDVQLSLGVVVSLLVVFFLGTVATRWLQHGLRETVLPRTRLDPGARNALVTGIGYAGLTLSALIAVSAAGLSLSSLAVVAGALSLGIGFGMQTIVSNFVSGIILLIERPIAEGDWIEVSGHSGIVKKIAVRSTQISTFDKHDVIVPNQDLIGGTVKNMTLSSRMGRLIIPVGVAYGSDLEKTKAILEQAAREEPSLLGYPAPAVLFRGLGESALDFELRCYLKDVDTMATTQSDLLFRIYVDLSAAGIEIPFPQRDVNLRQVSTAAAQPKEDPDRDPDLTVAAT
- a CDS encoding helix-turn-helix domain-containing protein, which translates into the protein MRFQKMTASLPAGTCAASPGCGATDLRAFRAAARLEKISRKSILSHSGTAEGYAAMLTYHRSVWVEDADPKGKYSELTLRPESKIKMHAGRNRRAAVAKTTSKTSGTRLLAVTSTGHDIEVDDEGSVTIMLPQSGDVSVQMQNRPFHAGAGEGLAFGPSRRKTSVRAACGREFAAFMLKAPVAPPDPGQPLPCLRGGIPNFGLSADAARSLSDLIRYVMTDLASRNPVLADPRAAQLIDALIEQHLKSALEVRPEEQYLPLPASDPHFRRAVDFMHAHCCEPLQLEDIAGASGISCRTLQRVFRRATGGTVWACLTSIRMSQARSMLMSGIPVSVTAAAFDCGIAHLGRFARQYQSAYGELPSQTLKRAKDRAGMPGR
- a CDS encoding SH3 domain-containing protein → MPLNKIILMFALWVPSSLLSQPIEEQRVSFAAGTSGATIEAQITGREMTDYLLGAGQGQTMTIRFQPDNPSAYFNLMRGDGPEAIHIGSVAGNSYQGVLPASGDYRIRVYLMRNAARRNETADYTLNISIGGSAASPQAPGADYADGLSGGPDWWQVTGLTAGDTLNVRAGPGTSHAVVGALANGDSARNLGCRMNGETKWCQIEVPGDQPFAGWAAGRYLREGSAPGSASSGAASDASGLIPCALSPDQPMTTCKFRVSRGQGGTASVWVALPAGGERYLDFRDGRLVGSDPGLSVQQEKTGDLNRVRIGGSERYELPDAVLYGG